CACCGACTTTCTGACACCCAGATAATTCGCTACTTGTAATGGAAGTTAACGTTCGCTATTTGATTGACTAGAATGATAGCACGGTGAGAAAAGGCCGTCAACCTTTAATTTAAATTTTATCGAAAGCTGACGGATATTCCAGCATCCCGCCGACGTGGGCTAAGGCCCCGGGAGTCAACGGTTTGATCAGGTGGTTACCCATCGGTACCATACGGCTGTTATGGATTGAAAATTCTTCGGCCATCACGTACCCGCGTTGCCCGTAGTAGTTAGAATCGCCAACCACACTAATGGCCGGATACCCCTCTAGGCGCGCCCGGACCTCTAACTCACTTAACAGCCGACTCCCCACCCCTTGGGCTTGCCAATCGGGATGCACGGCTAATGGCGCTAAGGCCAAGATCTTGGTGGTGTGGCGGTTACCGCGCACCGTGACGGGCGTTAAGATGCCGTGACCAACGACGCTGTCCGTGTCGGGTTTAGCCACCATTTCAAAGCTTGGTTGGTACTCGTAAGTGTTTCGCAGCTGGTGAAGGAAAGCGACCTCCCGTCCGTGACTCTCGGCGACTGGCGCAAAGGCGTCAGTCACGATCTGATCGACTTGGTCAAAATCCGTTGGTTGAATCGTTTCAAAGCTTAACTTCAATTCGTCTACCTCTCATTTCTCAGCGGCTCACAACAAGTTGATGACTAGGGCCTGTTTTAACAAACGCTTCCGGGCCAGTCAGCAACGGGCTGGAACGGGGTGGGCACGGCTTTGAGCCCAAAGTTCAGGTCTCAAAGTCCGACCTTTGTCTAAGCCGGTAAAAACCACCGGCTAAGTCAAATCTCACCCCTGAGCCCATTGCTGACTGCCCCTCCAACTCATACTAGCAATAATGGTCGCTTTGGAATTAATCCTCAACAAGCAGTCATCATCAAGTCCCAAGGCGGGTCCTAGTAACTGACTAGTAGGTGGTGAACAAATACTTAGTTCTCATTGCGTAACCCTAATCAAAGAATTACCCACCTACGTCAGATTCATCAAATTACGTCCTGCATCTCTTAGATTAACTATTTTGCCTCAACTAAGATAATACATAGATATAATACTGTGCTATTATACACGACTACGTCCAAATTTCGAGGATTCCCCGTTAAATTTGACCAAATCGCTTGAATTTACCAGCCCCAGCCCCTTACACTGGGAGCAACTCAACTGGAAGTGAGATGATTAACTTGACGCACAAATTACGCTGGGCGCTGGCTGCCGCGGCCCTTTACGTGGCCTTCGTCGTTATTGCCGTGACCACCGGCTTCTTAGCCCCCAGTAAGATTGGCCTGCAATGGACCATCCTGTGGTACTTCGTGGCCGCTGGACTGGCGTACTACTTCTACTTTAAAAACGTCACTTACCGCGAAATTATCTACTACGCGCAAAAGCTTGGTTACCACTACGCTGATCTGAAATCTTGGGTACCCAACTTACGGGCTAACCAGGACGTTCCCAACCCGGACAAGCCCCGGTTCTTCAGCCCGTTCACCAAGGTACCCATTACCGCCACCAACATCATCGGGGACAAACTAACCGCCGAAGCCCAGCAGAAGGGAATTCCTCAATATCGCTAACCACTAAAAATGACGCTCCTCCGTCGATCGGAGAACCGCCATTTTACCGATAATCTTTTACAGCCGAGTGCCGTTAGCTCCCCCATGTCGTTATCCGCAAGGGTTACTTGCGACTTGAGTAAGTCTGGGATTGCTTCAACCAAGCCTCGTCGTCAGGGTTCGGGCCAACCCGCTTACCGGCGTCGAGGTCGCTGATCTGGTGCATCTCGTCTTCGTCCAGGCCAAAGGCAAAGATATCCCGGTTCGCCGCAATCCGGGCTTCATGGGTGGACTTAGGAATCACGACTTCTTCGCGTTGCACGTGCCAGCGTAAGATGACTTGGGCCGCACTCACGTCGTGGGCCGCCGCAATTTCGTTAATCACCGCATCGTGCAAGACGTCGTTGTTACCACCGCCCAGTGGACTCCAGGCTTCGTGCAAGATACCTTGCGTTTCCAGGTAAGCGTGCAGGTCCTTTTGCTGGAAGTACGGGTGCGTTTCCACCTGATCGACCACCGGCTTAACCGTGGCCTTTTCCATCAAGTGTTCCAATTGGTGTTGCTGGAAGTTCGAGACCCCGATGTTTCTAATCTTGCCGGCCTTGTAAAGGTCTTCCATGGCCCGCCAGCTTTCTTCGTAGCCCGGTGCCGGCCAGTGGATCAGGAACATGTCGAGGTAGTCAAACCCCAACTTGTCGAGCGTTGTCTGAAAGGCCGCCTTGGTCTGGTCGTAGCCCCGTTCGCTGTTCCACAGCTTCGAGGTCACAAAAATATCTTCGCGCTTAAGGCCGCTTTCCCGGATGGCTTCGCCCACCCACTGTTCGTTGCCATAGTAGGCCGCCGTATCGATATGCCGGTAACCGGCTGCTAACGCCCACTTCACGGCATTCTTGGTGTCCTCGGCGTTGTCCACCTGGAACACGCCCAACCCGAGTTGGGGAATCTGATTGCCATTGGCTAATGGTAAGGCTGGAATCTCATTATGCATAATTTAAATACCACCTTTTCAACTTGATAGCTCTATCATACAATAATTCGCCCGTTTGCTCGCACTTGGACCGCCGAAAAATGAGAAATAGGTGGTTTTGATTTCTCTCTGTGCCGCTTTTGCGGTAAGATGGAAGGTGTGGTAGTTTACCGTCGTGACGGTAAACTCACTTTTTGGATTTACAGCAAAGAAACGGTCGTCGTCCCCACCATTTTAAGGACCGGGAACGACCCGCATGCGATCATCACGCTCATTCAGCAGATTTGCGACGGCCCTTTTGCCGTCACCGTATGCGACTTACTTCGACGTCAACGGCGTTACTGATCGGCCACTTCACGACCGACACACCGTTTCTGGACATGGAGGTTTTTCAGTTGAACAACCAAGAACCAAAATCACGTGTACAACGCTATAATTTTAATGCGGACGACCAACCCTCGTCCCGGCGGCGCCGCCGTCAACGCCGGTGGTGGCCCTGGGTCTTAACAGTGGTGACCCTCACCATTGCCGTGCTGTTAGTACTGGTCATCAACACCCGCAAATCATCGTCTTCCTCGGATACCGCGACGGCTTCTAGCGTCGAGTCTTCGTTGACGGCTAAGTCCTCATCAACGTCCGAGCAGTCCGTCTACGAAAGTTTCGAAGCCAAGTACCGGCAAGCCCTCACGAACGGTACGTTAACCGCCGCTCAAAAGCAGAAGCTTCAAGCCATCATCAACAACGAAGACAACAGTGCTACCCAGGCGCGTGAGCAGAAGTTACTGGACCAGGCGGAGGTCACTAAATCATCGACCGCTACCAGCTCCTCGAACACGAGTCAAAGTTCGACGACCAAGGAAAGCAGTAACCCGACATCCTTCGGCACCACCCACACCTTCTCCTCGGTCAACGACGCCCAAAACTGGGCCCAGGCCTCGAAGAGTCAGTGGTTACAAGCCGGCTACTCCACCTACACCATCACGTCCGATGGGCAGGGTAATTACAATTTACAGTTCGTTCGTTAAGTCTTAAGGGTCTGGGACAAAAGTCTCAGGCTCCTTTTCGTCTCCGAACACCTGGTGTCGAAACGTGCGCCAAAAGGCAGCTGGTTCCGCTTAACCCCGTAAATCAGATAATCCAGACCCAGGATTATCCGCTTTACGACGTTAATGCTCGCCAGCTAACCGCCTTTTGTCCCACTCTTTTAATGTTTTCGGTTCTGGTGCTGAATCTGGCGTTGGAGCTGGTCCACCTTGACGGTCAACGCGTCCACCTTCTGCAACAGGGCCGTTAAATCGGCCTGTTGCTGAGTGGTTTCGGCACTAGTGGTCTGCTGCGCTCGACTGGTAAAGAAGTCCGTGATGGTACTGGTCAATAACCCGATAAACCCGATACCCCCGAACATCAATACGCTGGCGATGATTTTCCCCACGGCCGTGTGCGGCGTTTCGTCCCCGTACCCCACCGTGGTGGCCGTCGTCACCGCCCACCATAGTGAATTGGCCAGGCTTTGCTTCTCAGATAAGGAGAACAGAAACGCACTGAGCACGATGATGGCGACACTGATGGAGAACAGGTAAATGAAGCCGGTACTGTAAATGAACCGGTGATAGGCCTTGGTCCACTGGCCGTCGAGGCCCCAGCGCCAGAAGAGGTGGTGAAACCGAATCAGGCGCACCACCCGGCCCAGCCGGAAAAAGGCAAAGACCGGGTGCATGGGGATGATCCCTAGGAGGTCGAACGCCGATTGAATCAAGAAAATCTTCCGGTTGGTGGTCACGGCTAACCGCACCAGGTAGTCGACCGCAAAAAGTGCCAACAGGCCGTTACTGATCACCCGTTCTACCCCCAGTGGCCCTAAATGCCCCAGCATGAAACTCACGTTAACCACGGACAGCAGGGTGAGCCCGGTCACCACCAGGTGGTAGCCGGCCAACCACCGCCGGCGAGTGCGTTGTTGCATCGTCACATTTTTCGCTTCCCTTAATAAATTAAACTCTAATATAGTGGGTTTAGCCGCCCTTGCCAAGGCCCCCGGCAAAACTTTACCAATTTGGCCACTTTTTTAGCAAAACTTGAGAACCCCAACTCATGGTTCCCTCACGACCGATTGCCATAAATAAAGGACTTCGCGTCGTCGCGAAGTCCTTTTGTCGTTGCCTTTTTCACGGTCCTAGTCGGTACCGCCGTTAGCCGGTTGGGCCAAGAATGCCGGGACCAACGCCTCGTAAAAGTCGATGGCCTGCAGGTACTCCTGAATGGAGATGTACTCGTCGGGTTGGTGCGAGGTGTTACTGCCGGGACCAATTTCGATACTGGTAAAGTCCCCCTTGGCGCGTAGGAATTCCGCCCCGTCATTGGCGCCACCGGACCCCACCACCTGCGTGTCGTGGCCGCAAACCCGATCACTGATTTGCTTGGCCAACTGAACCAGCGGGGCGTGCGGATCGCCCGGGATCGCTTCTTCGGGGAAACTGTATGACAGGTCGAGTTGGACGCCCGGCTCCTGATTGAGCTTCGCCACCAGACCCTCTAGCTCGTCGTAAATCATCTGGTTCGGGTACGCCGGAATGGTCCGCATATTGGCCATCAACTCGGCGTGCGCCGGAATCGAATTAATCTGTTCCCCACCGGAGATCAGGTCCACGTTGTGTAACAGCCCGCCCAAGACGGGATCGGTCTGCGTATGTTGCGCCATCAACGGCCCTACGGCGTTATAAAACTTCATGAGGTTCGTAATCGCGTTAATGCCCAACTCCGGGCTGGCACTGTGAACGCCCTTACCCGTGGAAACCACTTTGTAGTCGATCACGCCCCGGGCCGTATAGACCACCTGATCCAAGCCACTGGGTTCGGCAATCACTAGTCCGGCAAGATTATCGGCGTACCCGGCGTCGGTCAGTTGAGCCGCTCCGTACTCGCCGGTCTCTTCGCCGACCGTCGCTAACAACCGCACACTTCCGGCCAACGGGGTCCCCTGTTCCAGGAACTCTAGCAGGGTAATCACGATGGCGGCCAGCCCGCTCTTCATGTCCGATGCGCCCCGACCAAAGAGCTGGTCACCGACGATCTCACCACCAAACGGGGCGTGGGACCACGCGGCCTCGTCGCCCGGCGCCACGACGTCCATGTGACCGGATAACCCCAACCTCGGGCCGGTAGCCTGGCCGATGGTGACCACCAGGTTATCCCGTCCTGGGGCGTAGGTCAAACGCTCAACCTTTGCCTGGGGATACGGGGCAAACAGGCTCGCTAGGTAGTCCGCCACGTCGGCCTCATGGGCGTTAACGGACGGAATCTGAATTAAATGTTGTAAAATCTCGATTTTGGTTTGGGGAGTCATCCTGGATCAAATCCTTTCTCTGAAAAAATGATTAAACTTAGCTTACGCTATTTTAATCAAAAATCAAGCTATTTTTAATAATTTATGCGATTTATTTTTTCTATATGGATTTTTATACATTATTTTGTGTATATTACTCATGGGGTGCTTGGCGTTCAGGACCGTGCGCGACCCCTAAAAACTACCAAGCAATTCTCCCTAGTCACTGCAAACGAACGGTGCGGCAAGCCGTGTTAATCTATTCGCGAGGACCCCCACTCCTGCGGTATAATGTGAGTAAGTCACAGCTTATTTAGGAGGGATTTCATGCGTATCTTTGTACCGACCGAGAACGGCTACCTCGCCGATGAATTCAGTAAGCACGCCACGGGCGACGACGTTTACCAAGGAACTCCGGTCAAATCATTTCCCATCAGTCTGAGTAAAATCCCCAGAAAAACGCGCACCATTGCGTTGAATCTGATCGACTTCGATGCCGTGCCCGTCTCCGGCTTCCCCTGGATTCACTGGGTGGCCGCTAACTTTCCGGGAACGACCCGGGAAATCACGGCCGACGTTTCGCGGACCAACGCGATTCCCCACGTCCACGGCCGGAACAGTAACGCCGGCGCGTTAATCGGCAACACCGATCCCGCTATTTATCAGAACTACACGGGTCCCTTTCCGCCTAATGCGGATCACGACTACAGCCTAACGGTCTACGCACTCAACACTAAGTTGGAGCTCGCCGATGGCTTCTGGCTCAACGATCTGTTACACCAAATCAACGGTCACGTGTTAGACACCGCCACCATTACGCTGCGCGGCCGAGTCTAAAAAGAAGGCTAAGTATGGCATTTAACTACCAAAGTATCCTGGTTCCCGTTGACGGTTCCGTTCAGGCCGAACTGGCCCTGAAAAAAGCCGTCACCGTGGCCCAACAACATCACGCACACATCGATCTGCTAAACGTCTTGCGCATTAATCATTACGGTTTCTACGCCAGTGGGTCCATGCCCGGTGACGTGATTCACGAATTGACTAGTGACGCGGTGGGTTACCTCCAATCCCTGGTCGAGACCACCGGCGCGGCCACCGGGTTTCACGACATCGCCCCGCACGTTCGGTTTGGCAATCCCAAAACCGTGATTGCTACCGAGTTCATCAAGGATCACCATAACGACCTAATCATGCTCGGCGCTACGGGACTCAGCGCCGTGGCGCGCATGGTCGAAGGGTCCGTAACGGCCTACGTCAGTCGGATGGCCACGGTAGACGTGTTCGTGGTGCGAACCGACATGGCCCGCCAACCAATCAACATGCACCAGGTCACGGCGGAAAATCAGGAACAACCGAAATTATAAAAGGACGGTCAAAAGGCGCTAGAAAGTCATCACTTTCTAGCGCCTTTTGCGTGGCAGAGAATCCTTCAGTTCTTAAGCTGGCCACAAGTTCGCTGTCGCGACATCCCCCGAGATGAAGGGACCCGGAACGGTGGTGATCCCCCGGTGATGGCCAAAGTAGTCCTGGTCAAAGGTAATCTCCTCGCCGTTGGGGGTCTCGTACCGTTGTTCCGGCTCAAAGGCTTCCCCCAAAGTCTGGGTCGTGATAATCCCTGCAGAAGCGTGTTTGAGGAACTCGTAAAGGTTACTTTCAAGGTGCACCTGGTCCCCGTTAGCCACTAGTTTAACGGTCACGTGATCTCGGCGATTGACCCAGTGATTGGTCTCCTTTCGCCAGGCCCGGGCCCCGTTAAAGTAGCTATTACCGGCCGCCCAGATGGGGAGATGGCTGAAGTGAGCTTCTTTAAGGGCGCTCATATCGTTTTCCTTCGCCACCGTCCCTTCTAAACGTTTAAACGGCGCGTACCATTCTGCGTAGGTTGGGTACTCATCAAACCCACTCGTGCCGACCCGTTCCGGATCCTCCGGCGAGCGATCCACTACGGTTTCGTGGCCGGCGGGTTCAACCGGCCAGTTCTGGACGAAAATGTTGTTATAAAACCGATTATCCCCGTGCAGGATCGACATGAACCCGGCGACTTCCGTTCGGTGCGGAATGTGATACGGCGTATAGCGTGGTTGGTTTTTCCCGGCCACCACCGCATCGGTGTTCGCCCCAATCGACGTGATTGAGCCCAACATCAGGTTGTGCACGCAGGCCACCCCTTCCGTCGCTAGTCGCAAGGAAACCTTGGAAAGCAATAGGTTATTGTCAATCAGGGTGGGGCCGTGCCCCACTTCGACGAAAATATCCTGGCTCTGCATCGCCCCCGCAATCCGTTCAGCGGTCCCCGCCGGCGCATAGTTATGGTCGAGTAAGTTCTGGGTGATGCGGGTTCCCTGGGCCTCCCAGTCGGTCCAGATGCCCATGGTACAATCGTTGATCCGGTTCCGCCGAATAATCACGTCAATGGCCGCGTGGAGCTTGATACCAGCTATTTCCGCTCCGGCCAACTCCTGCATATTATTGATATCGTGGATGTGGTTGTCCTCAATGAGACTGAACACGCCCCCCTGACGGCCCACGATCCCGTCTTGTTCACAATGATGGATGTTGCAATGACGGATGATGTGGTGGCCAATCTTCTCTTTGAGCCAGCCGTGATATTGTCCCCGGCAGACCGCATCGCGTTCCATCTGGGTGGGGCTCTTCACGTGTTTGTACGTGAAGTACTGGTCGTTAGCTGGATCCCGGTACTTTCCTAACGAGATTCCGGCGCAGCGGCTGTGGCTGATATCGCAATCCTCAATGATCCACCCCTTCGACCAGTGGGGACCGATCATCCCATCTTGGTAGGAAGCCGGTGGCGCCCAGGTCGTGGCAGCTTTAGTGATGGTAAACCCACTCACCGTGATATTGTTGATGCCCGTGGCTTGGGGCATGAAAACCTCCCGGCGAACGTTAATCGTGACGTCTTCGCGGTTGGGATTCTTCCCCTGAAAGTTCGCGTAAATCACGGTTTCGTCCGTCGCGTCATCCTGTTCGGTATACCACTTATAGACTGAATTTTGCCGCTCCCAAGAACGCGCATAAACCTTGGCGGCTAAACAGTCGGCCAACGACGTGGTTTCGTAGAATTGGTGATCGTTTAGGTACACCGCTCCCGTGTGCTTATTCACCGGACCAAAGTACCAATCCCCCATGACGTAGGTGGTATACGGGTTATAGGCCCCAAAGCGGCCGTTAGGGATGCGGACAACCCAGACATTTTCTTGGTAGGGTTGCCAAGTCTTGACGGTTTCGCCCCCCGTGATGATCGCCTTACGGGGCGCAACACTGCGGTAGGTAATCCGTGCAGCGTCCGTCCCGCCGTGGCGGGGGTTGACGTATTCGTGATAGGTTCCCGGAAAGACTAGCACGTCATCTCCCGCCAGCGCGACCTGTGCCGCCGCGTTGATCGTTTTATACGGGGCTTCCTGGGTGCCGTTGCCCTCTCGTGTTGCTTGTGCGTCTACATATATCTTCATGAACCATGCCTCCGATTATTCGCTAAACTCATCCACGTTACCCGCAACCTACCACTTGGGGCCTAGCGCCTTTGCGCCTTAGTCACGGCTTCCCACAAGCCATTCAGGTAGGCAATGCCCAACGCCCGATCGTACAGGCCGTACCCGGGACGCCCGTCTTCACCCCAGATGTTACGCCCGTGATCCGGACGAATGTACCCATCGAACCCACTGTCGGCTAAGGCCTGCATCACCTCGTACATATCTAACGAGCCCGCCGCAGAAAAATGGGAGGATTCGTGGAACTGCGTTTTGGCCGCATTCGTAAACTTAATATTGCGGGCATGGATAAACGGGGCCCGATCGCGACCCACGAATTCCCGGATGATGGCCGGCAAATCGTTCTCAGGGTTTTCGCCTAAACTCCCCGTACAAATCGTAAACCCATTATACTTCGAGTCATATAGGGCCGCAATCTGGGCCATGTCGTCGCGATTCTTGCAAATTCGTGGCAAACCAAACAGGTTAAACGGCGGATCATCCGGGTGCATCGCCATCCGGACATCGCACGCTTCACAGGTCGGCATAATCGCCTCTAGAAAGTATTGGAGGTTGGCCGTAAGCTTCTCGGCATCCACGTCGCGATACAGCCGAAAGAGGGCCTTAACGTGTTCTAAGCGTTCCGGTTCCCAGCCCGGCATCTGCAAACCCTTGAACCCCGTTGAAATCTTGGTCACCATTTCGTCCGGATCACTGACCAACTGCGATGGATCATACGCCATCACGTTCGACCCATCGGGCAGTTCGGCAGCCAAGTTGGTTCTAAGCCAATCAAAGACCGGCATAAAATTGTAGCAGATGACCTTGATGCCGTACTTCGCTAACGTCCGGATGGTCTGTTTATAATTTTCGATGTAACGATCCCGCGACGGTAACCCGATCTTAATGTCGTCGTGAATGTTCACCGATTCGATGACTTCCAGTTTTAACCCTGCGGCCGTCACGGCGGCTTTTAGCTGAGCTACCTCGGCTTCCGGCCAGGCCGCACCCACCGGAACATCATACAGGGCCCCCACCACCTGAGTCGTGCCCGGTATCTGCCGAATCTCCTGTAACGTAATTGGATCGTCCGCCGACCCAAACCAACGAAATCCCATATTCTTCATCTAAACTAACCCTCTTCATCACTGATTTTTTCCAACGGGATCAGACCAACATTCCCCCGCGAATTCTTTGATACTCGTCGACGTACGCCTTCGCGTTACGCGTGACCCCCGCAAAGTCGTCCTGGTCGGCCGGGGCCGTCAAACCACCACCGGCACCCACCACGATGGCGCCCGCATCGAACCAACTCTGCATGTTAGCGGTGTTGACCCCACCCGACGGCATCACGTTTAGATACGGGAAGGGCCCCTGGTACTCCTTGATGGCGCCCACGCCAGCCATCTTTCCCGGAAAGAGCTTAACGACTTCCGACCCGTACTTTAAGGCCGTCTGAGCTTCCGTCGGGGTGTACACTCCTGGCACGTAAGGAACCTGATACAGGTTACACATCAGGGCCACTTCCCGGTCAAAAACGGGACTGACAATGAACTTGGCCCCCGCGATAATGGCTAATCGGGCGGAGGTCGGGTCCAGCACCGTGCCCGCCCCCACCACCACATCGGTATGCGCATACCGCTCGGTGAGTTCACCGATCACACTATCGGCGTTAGGCACGCTATAGGTCAGTTCGACCCCCGTGATTCCGCCCTTAATCACGGCGTCGGCTACCTGAACGGCCTTCTCCGCCGTTGCCGCACGTACCACGGCAATCACACCCGTGTTGATCATCTGGGTTAAGAGTTGCATTCTCTTCATGTTAACGTCCTCCTTATCAGGCCTGTTGTAACTGTTGGTGATAAAACTGGTTGAGTGCTGCGCGGGTCGGGTAACCATCGTTATCCCCCGGGGTGGTGACGGCCAATGCTCCGATCGCACACCCCCGTTGGGTCGCGGCGGCCAGATCCAGGCCTTCCAGTAATCCCGAGATTAATCCCACGGCAAACCCGTCGCCGGCCCCCACGGTATCCACTACCCGGGGCACCCGAAAGCCCGCCACGTACTTCTGCAGCCCGTCTCGGGTCTTGATAAAGGCCCCCTTAGCGCCGAGTTTGACGATCACGGTCTGCGTCACGGCGCTACGTTTCAGGTAGAAGTCCGCAATCACTTCCGGACTCCGCGAGCCCACTAGGACCTCGCCTTCATTGACGCCCGGTAAAATGAGGTTGGCGTGCCGTGCCAAGTCGTTCGTTACGGCCACCATCTCGTCACGACTAGGCCATAACGTCGGCCGTAGGTTCGGGTCAAACGTCGTCATGACTTGCTCGTCATTTAAACGCTTACAAAAACGACTAAGCAAGCGGGCATTGCCCGTTGACAAGGCGGCAAAGATCCCCGAGATGTGGGCCAGTTTCACCCGCCGAAGATCAACTTGTGCCAAACTTGCCGCGGCAAAGTTCGCCGCCGCTGAATTCTTACGGTAGTAATAAACGCCCGGGTCCCCTTGGCTAACGGCTTGCTTTAGATAAAAGCCCGTCTTGTGCTGCCGGTCGCGATTCAGATACCGCGTCCCAATGCCCAGCCGGGTGATTTCCTCCGTAATGTACTGCCCAAAGGGATCTTCGCCCACCGCCGAAATGTATTCCGTCTGATGTCCCAGCCGGGAAACCCCAACGGCCACGTTCAGCTCTGCTCCCGCCAAGTAGCGCTGATAATGCTGCACGTTTTTGAGCGCCGTATCAACGTCCTGGGCCGCGAGCACGGCCATGGGTTCCCCAATAGTTAAGAGTTCCGTCATCTGCTACACCTTCCTTAAAAATCAAAAGTCGTCGTCAAATTTTGCGATAGTCATAGCCCCGGTCATGTGCTTGCGCCTGCTGACCGATTTCGAAATAGGTCACCGCGTTGGGCGCAACGTGCAGCTCGACCGTCCGTTGATCGGACAAGGTCGTCGTCACCGTTTCCGGCACCGCCGCGTCGCGTAAAAGTTCGATCTGGCGTTCGTCGAGACTCTGCGGTTCACCCAGGACGTGCCAGGTCTTTAACGGGTTGGCATGATCGTCGTCGAGTCGTTGTTGCAGCAAATAGCATTGACCGGTTAAGGTCTCTGGTAATTGCAGCGTCATCGCGCGATCCGTATCGCCGTAGTTAAAGGCCACCCCGTGCAGGGTGCCACGGGCATCTTGGGTAATCACGCAATGGTCCGTGTTTACCAGGCAGTCACCGACCAACTGCTTGAAGAACTTAAACGTCCAAAAGGTCGGTTTAGGAATATTGTGGAAGGCCACCAGCCCAAAGCCCCCGTGAAATTCCTGAAACGGAATCCCCTTTTCCTCGAATACGTCCCCGAACGTCCAGTAAGAGTAGAGTTGTGACGTCGCCCCCAGTCGCGCCAGTAAAGCGGCCACGTAAGCCGCATTCTTGACCGTATCGTGTAACGGTGCATCCGGGCTATACGACGAGCTAAATTCGGAGATGTACATGGGGAGCCCGTGATACCGCGACGACTGATCAATAATCCGGCGAGACACTTCTAGTTCATGGAAGCTTTCGTCTAATTGCCGCAATGACGGGTACCGGTAGTGGCCCTCGACGGGAACCGGATTCACCGTATAGAAGTGCCGGGTAAAGAAGTCCACCGGTAACGCTTCTCGTTCGCAGAAGGTCACAAACTCCCGCAGCCAGCGCTCGTCATCAACCCCACAGATGGCCGGTCCGCCC
Above is a window of Levilactobacillus zymae DNA encoding:
- a CDS encoding N-acetyltransferase yields the protein MKLSFETIQPTDFDQVDQIVTDAFAPVAESHGREVAFLHQLRNTYEYQPSFEMVAKPDTDSVVGHGILTPVTVRGNRHTTKILALAPLAVHPDWQAQGVGSRLLSELEVRARLEGYPAISVVGDSNYYGQRGYVMAEEFSIHNSRMVPMGNHLIKPLTPGALAHVGGMLEYPSAFDKI
- a CDS encoding aldo/keto reductase, which translates into the protein MHNEIPALPLANGNQIPQLGLGVFQVDNAEDTKNAVKWALAAGYRHIDTAAYYGNEQWVGEAIRESGLKREDIFVTSKLWNSERGYDQTKAAFQTTLDKLGFDYLDMFLIHWPAPGYEESWRAMEDLYKAGKIRNIGVSNFQQHQLEHLMEKATVKPVVDQVETHPYFQQKDLHAYLETQGILHEAWSPLGGGNNDVLHDAVINEIAAAHDVSAAQVILRWHVQREEVVIPKSTHEARIAANRDIFAFGLDEDEMHQISDLDAGKRVGPNPDDEAWLKQSQTYSSRK
- a CDS encoding ion channel — translated: MTMQQRTRRRWLAGYHLVVTGLTLLSVVNVSFMLGHLGPLGVERVISNGLLALFAVDYLVRLAVTTNRKIFLIQSAFDLLGIIPMHPVFAFFRLGRVVRLIRFHHLFWRWGLDGQWTKAYHRFIYSTGFIYLFSISVAIIVLSAFLFSLSEKQSLANSLWWAVTTATTVGYGDETPHTAVGKIIASVLMFGGIGFIGLLTSTITDFFTSRAQQTTSAETTQQQADLTALLQKVDALTVKVDQLQRQIQHQNRKH
- a CDS encoding ArgE/DapE family deacylase; this translates as MTPQTKIEILQHLIQIPSVNAHEADVADYLASLFAPYPQAKVERLTYAPGRDNLVVTIGQATGPRLGLSGHMDVVAPGDEAAWSHAPFGGEIVGDQLFGRGASDMKSGLAAIVITLLEFLEQGTPLAGSVRLLATVGEETGEYGAAQLTDAGYADNLAGLVIAEPSGLDQVVYTARGVIDYKVVSTGKGVHSASPELGINAITNLMKFYNAVGPLMAQHTQTDPVLGGLLHNVDLISGGEQINSIPAHAELMANMRTIPAYPNQMIYDELEGLVAKLNQEPGVQLDLSYSFPEEAIPGDPHAPLVQLAKQISDRVCGHDTQVVGSGGANDGAEFLRAKGDFTSIEIGPGSNTSHQPDEYISIQEYLQAIDFYEALVPAFLAQPANGGTD
- a CDS encoding YbhB/YbcL family Raf kinase inhibitor-like protein; translated protein: MRIFVPTENGYLADEFSKHATGDDVYQGTPVKSFPISLSKIPRKTRTIALNLIDFDAVPVSGFPWIHWVAANFPGTTREITADVSRTNAIPHVHGRNSNAGALIGNTDPAIYQNYTGPFPPNADHDYSLTVYALNTKLELADGFWLNDLLHQINGHVLDTATITLRGRV
- a CDS encoding universal stress protein, whose product is MAFNYQSILVPVDGSVQAELALKKAVTVAQQHHAHIDLLNVLRINHYGFYASGSMPGDVIHELTSDAVGYLQSLVETTGAATGFHDIAPHVRFGNPKTVIATEFIKDHHNDLIMLGATGLSAVARMVEGSVTAYVSRMATVDVFVVRTDMARQPINMHQVTAENQEQPKL
- a CDS encoding right-handed parallel beta-helix repeat-containing protein, yielding MKIYVDAQATREGNGTQEAPYKTINAAAQVALAGDDVLVFPGTYHEYVNPRHGGTDAARITYRSVAPRKAIITGGETVKTWQPYQENVWVVRIPNGRFGAYNPYTTYVMGDWYFGPVNKHTGAVYLNDHQFYETTSLADCLAAKVYARSWERQNSVYKWYTEQDDATDETVIYANFQGKNPNREDVTINVRREVFMPQATGINNITVSGFTITKAATTWAPPASYQDGMIGPHWSKGWIIEDCDISHSRCAGISLGKYRDPANDQYFTYKHVKSPTQMERDAVCRGQYHGWLKEKIGHHIIRHCNIHHCEQDGIVGRQGGVFSLIEDNHIHDINNMQELAGAEIAGIKLHAAIDVIIRRNRINDCTMGIWTDWEAQGTRITQNLLDHNYAPAGTAERIAGAMQSQDIFVEVGHGPTLIDNNLLLSKVSLRLATEGVACVHNLMLGSITSIGANTDAVVAGKNQPRYTPYHIPHRTEVAGFMSILHGDNRFYNNIFVQNWPVEPAGHETVVDRSPEDPERVGTSGFDEYPTYAEWYAPFKRLEGTVAKENDMSALKEAHFSHLPIWAAGNSYFNGARAWRKETNHWVNRRDHVTVKLVANGDQVHLESNLYEFLKHASAGIITTQTLGEAFEPEQRYETPNGEEITFDQDYFGHHRGITTVPGPFISGDVATANLWPA
- the uxuA gene encoding mannonate dehydratase produces the protein MKNMGFRWFGSADDPITLQEIRQIPGTTQVVGALYDVPVGAAWPEAEVAQLKAAVTAAGLKLEVIESVNIHDDIKIGLPSRDRYIENYKQTIRTLAKYGIKVICYNFMPVFDWLRTNLAAELPDGSNVMAYDPSQLVSDPDEMVTKISTGFKGLQMPGWEPERLEHVKALFRLYRDVDAEKLTANLQYFLEAIMPTCEACDVRMAMHPDDPPFNLFGLPRICKNRDDMAQIAALYDSKYNGFTICTGSLGENPENDLPAIIREFVGRDRAPFIHARNIKFTNAAKTQFHESSHFSAAGSLDMYEVMQALADSGFDGYIRPDHGRNIWGEDGRPGYGLYDRALGIAYLNGLWEAVTKAQRR